The Entomobacter blattae nucleotide sequence ATGGATCACGAAGAGCTTTCTCTGCATTTTCTTTTATAAAATGAGCAAATATAGGCTGTAAGACTTTGTATGCCTTTTGTGTAATCTCCGAGGCAATCTTAATATTTTTATAGCCTTTAAAAATAGTAACAGCCGTTGAAATCGGATCCATTGTTATATCCTGAATTTATTTACTATGCCCCGCAAACCACCTGTATTAGGATCATCATCACGTAAGAGGTTATATGATGATTGCCGTGGTTCTGCATCATCTCGTGGATATGATAGAACCTGGCAAAGATGTAGGCAGACATTTCTAAAGGGTAATCCTCTTTGTGTGTTCTGTCAAAAAGAGGGACGGATTAAGGAAGCAACAGAAGTGGATCATATCCAGACGGTTCGTAACCGTCCTGATCTTCGCCTTGATCCCCGTAATTTACGCGCTCTATGCAAGTCCTGTCACAGTGCCAGAACCATGAGGGATCAGGTGCATGGTCATTCCCTACCCCATAGGAAGGCTATCTAAATATTCAGAAAGTTCTTTGCTTGAATTTTCACTCTGATTTTTTAATTCTCTTTCTTCCAATTAATCATATCCTTTAAAAATAATAATATTAAGCTTTCTATTGTTTTTATTATTTTATTTATTAACAGAAACTCAATTAATATAACTATATCTTTGGGTCCTTCCTGTGGGGGTGGTGTATCGGGAGTAATTCGCCCTGCGTTTTGGGCCCAGCTACAGGAATTTTTTTGAGGTTAACACTTTGGTTAACAGATGTCTCTAGGATTATCAGACCGTGAGGCAGCAGAGCTGGTTGGTGTCAGCCATGTTGCTATTTATAAAGCCCGTAAAAACGGCAGGATACCAACACTTTCTGATGGCAGCCTTGGTAAGGAAGAGGTCCGGGATTGGTTTGAAAATCGGCGCACACCACGCGGGGGTAAGCCCAGCAAGGTTAACGCCAAAGTTAACGCAAAAAAACGCAAAGTTAACAGCAAGGTTAACACGGAAGTTAACACGTGCAAGGTTAACGAAAAAACCAAATTTGAAACCCTACTGGAAGAAAGGCATGTTTTCCTTAGCAGACGTGAGGCGGAGCTTTATAGGGACAGTTTTGTTGCCCGCCTAAAAGAGCTGGAATATCACACGCGCTTAGGCGAACTTGTCCCCATAGAGAATGTTGCCAAAGCGGTTGGCCAGGATTATGCCCGTATCCGCACTCGCCTTCTGGCATTACCCGCAGAGCAGGCCCCCACATTATTTCAATGCAAAACCGTCAACGACCTTCAAGATAGGCTTCATACACTGGTTACGCGGGTTTTAGAAGAGCTGTCCCAAGATGAACACCAGCATGAACAATGGAAATCTTTACAAAGAAAGCAGGAAGACTCTCCGAAAGGCCCTTGATAAAACCAGAAAACTCAATCTTGCCCCGCCACCCAAGCTTTCCCTCAGCGAATGGGCCGCCCGTTATGCTGTGCTCTCTGCTGAGACGAGTGCCCAAACGGGCCGCTTTGAGGCTTACGCTTACCAGGTTGGGATGATGGATGCCATAACAGATCCTGCTGTTGAACGTGTTACGGTCATGAAATCAGCCCGTGTGGGTTATACCAAAATTCTGGATCACATTATTGGCTA carries:
- a CDS encoding MerR family transcriptional regulator, which encodes MSLGLSDREAAELVGVSHVAIYKARKNGRIPTLSDGSLGKEEVRDWFENRRTPRGGKPSKVNAKVNAKKRKVNSKVNTEVNTCKVNEKTKFETLLEERHVFLSRREAELYRDSFVARLKELEYHTRLGELVPIENVAKAVGQDYARIRTRLLALPAEQAPTLFQCKTVNDLQDRLHTLVTRVLEELSQDEHQHEQWKSLQRKQEDSPKGP
- a CDS encoding HNH endonuclease, translated to MFCQKEGRIKEATEVDHIQTVRNRPDLRLDPRNLRALCKSCHSARTMRDQVHGHSLPHRKAI